CTCCATGCGGTACCCTAGCTTGACCAGGGTGCCCACCGTGCGGGCGTTGAGGGGCGTTCGCTCGGGGAAGGGGCCGACCACTTCCTGCAGCCGGTCCCTCACGCTCTGTCGGTACTTGGCCCACTTCTCCGCCGTGTCCAGACAGGCGACTGTCTCCTTGCGCCGGCGGAGAAAGTCGAACGCCTGGCCGGCCAGGTGCCGATAGAGAGGGCTGGCCTGGCCCGAGTACATGAGCCATGAGGACAGCACCGACAGGTCTTCCGCGGGGGCGGGGTTGACGCTACGAGGGGATCTCACTGACGGCATCGTTTGGTCCCTCCGGCCTGTGCGGCTGTGTCTGCATCATACCACCGGCGCCGCTCGTATGGGAGAGGACATGGCCGGGAGCGCTCGTCAGCCCTTGTGGGCCTGCCGAGCCAGATCCGAGATGCGAATGGCGCGCTTCGCCAAGGGACTCAAGTAGGTCCCACCTTGAACTTGGTCTAGAATGGGGCCAATCGGGACCAGGGAGCGCAGGCGTGGACGTACGAACCATCACCGTTTCATTCATCCTCAACTTCTCGGTGAACTGCTACCTCGTCAGCGCTGGCGAGGGCTTCGTCCTGGTAGACACAGGGGTCTCCAACCGGCGCGCCTTTCTGGAGAGGGAGTTGGAGCGAGCCGGCTGCCATCCGAGGGACCTCAACCTCATCATCCTCACCCACGGCGACTTCGACCACTCGGGCAACGCCGCCTACCTCCGGGACCGGTTCCAGACGAAGGTGGCCATGCACCAGGGCGACCTCGGCTTCGTCGAACGCGGGGATATGTTCCACAACCGCAAGCAGCCCAACGCCATGGTAAAGGCCTTGATGGGCCTCTTCTCCCGCCTTGCGCCGGAGGACCGGTTCACCCCGGACGTCTACCTAGAAGACGGGGCAGACCTGTCCGAGTACGGACTGGACGCCCGCGTTATCAACGTCACCGGTCACTCGCGGGGCTCGCTGGTGATCCTGACGGGAGAGGGCGACCTGTTCTGCGGGGACCTGATCGGCAACACGCGCAGGCCGGAGCTCTGGAGCATCATGGACGATCGGGAGGCCGCTCGAGCCAGCGTGGAAAGGCTCAAGAGGCTGCCGGTGCGGGTCGTCTATCCAGGGCACGGGAAGCCGTTCTCGGGGGAGGAGTTGCGCCAGATCGGCGTGAGGTAGGCAGACGGACTGGTGCCGTAGGAGCTACGCAAGAACCACTGGCAGATCAGTGTCGGGCTTGCCTCGGCCCCTCGCGAGAACGGCTGAGGTCGCCTGCTCCTCTGTGAGGGTGTGCCGGGGCAAGCAGCCCTCATTCCCGCATCCACACCAGCATGTCCCCCGGCTCGCGGTTGGCCCAGGCGTAGTAGGGCACAGCCACCACCTCCACCGGCACCTCGGCCGGTGGCGCCGACCGGTACAGCCGGCCGTCCCATCCGGAACGGCCCCGGCGCGTGCCCTCGCCCCGGACGATCATGACCCCGCCCAGGAGGTCTGGCTCCCAATGCGCGCGGAGCTCCGAACTCCGCGGCAGGCGGATGTCCTCCAGGTTGGGGCCGTTGTCGACCTGCTCCAGGCAGTAGACCAGGGGGCCCCGCTGCAGGGCTACCCGTCCGGCATCGTCCCGCACCTCGGGATGGGCGTACACCCGCTCCACCGGCATGGGCAGCATCAACTCGACTACGTCGCCGGCCTTCCACTTCCGGCGCAGGTAGGCGTAGCCGTCTTGCGTCACCTCGTGCACCGGGATGGCCTCGCCGTTCACCGTCAGTTCGGGCTCCCGGCACCAGCCGGGCAGGCGCAGGGCCAGGGTGAATTCGGTCTCGCGTTCAGGCTCCACCGTCAGGCGGACTTGCTCCCGCCAGGGATAGCCCGTCTCCTGAGTGAGCGCCACCTGGTTCCCGGCCAGACTGACCGCGGCCCGGCCCCCGACGTAGAGGTGGACGTAGAGAGCGTCCTCGCCCAGGGAGTAGAGGTACTGGCCCAGGGAGGTGAGCATCCGGGCGATGTTGGGCGGACAACAGGCACAGGGGAACCACTCCTGTCGCTCCGGCGCTACGACCGACCGCCCGAACAGTTCTACCTCGTGCCGGTAGGCCTGGTAGTCCAGCGCCAGGGGGTTCACGTAGAAGAAACGATCCCCGGACAGGGAGATGCCGCTGAGGACGCCGTTGTACAGGGCCCGCTCCATGGCGTCGGCATACTCGCCCTTGGGCTCCACCTGCAGCAGGCGGTGGGCCCAGAACACCAGGCCGATGGCGGCGCAGGTCTCGGTGTAGGCGGAGTAGTTGGGCAGATGATAGTCCCAAGTGAAGCGCTCGCCTTCGCGGGCCGACCCGACGCCGCCGGTGAGGTACATGCGTCGCTGGGTGACATTGGCCCACAGCCGCTGCACCGCCTCCAGCAGGGACCGGTCGCCCGTCTCGGCGGCTACGTCGGTCATGCCGCTGTAGAGGTACATGGCCCGCACGGCATGGCCCTCGGCCGTCTCCTGTTCCCGCACCGGCAGGTGGGCCTGATTGTAGCGGTAGTCGCGCCCCTGCCAGGTGGCGGGGTCATCGCCGCGGGCCTGGGCCTCCAGCTCGTAATAGTGGGGCTGACGCCCGCGCTCGTCCACGAAGAAACGGGCCAGGTTCAGGTAGCGAAGCTCGCCTGTTTGCCGGTAGAGCTTCACCAGGGCCAGCTCGATCTCCTCGTGGCCCGGGTACCCTCGGCGCTGCCCCTCCTCGGGGCCGAACCGGGAGGCGATGTGGTCGGCATAGCGACAGAGGGCCTCGAGGAGGGTGTCCTTGCCGGTGGCCTGCTTGTGGGCCACGGCCGCTTCCATGAGGTGGCCAGCGCAGTAGAGCTCGTGCCAGTCGCGCAGGTTGGTCCAGCGCTTGTCCGGCTCCACGACGGTGAAGTGGACGTTAAGGTAGCCGTCGGGCTGCTGGGCGGAGACGATGAGCTCCACCACCTCATCCAGGGCCCGCTCCAGCTCCGGGTCGGGGTGGGTGGCCAGGCTGTAGGCGGCGGCTTCCACCCACTTGGCCACATCCGAGTCCCAGAACATGTGGGGCGGATTGGGCTGGCCGGGGCGCCACTCCAGGCGGAAGGCATCTATGCGGCCGGTAGCGCGGCAGTGCCGCAGTTCTACGGGCAGGGTGACGCGGCGGGTGATCTCCTGCCGCGGGGCCCAGAAGGTATCGGACAGGGCGACGCTGTGAAGGGGTACCGGTCGAAGGGGCGCGTTCATATGGCCTCCTGAGCGGTAGTGACCCCCATTGTGGCGGTTGGCGGCGGGGAGTCAACCGGAGAGGGATTCACTGCAGAGACCGCTGAGACCGCAGAGAGAAGATGAAGAGGCTGGGCGAAGGCCATCAGGTTCTCAGGCTAGCCACATTCCCGCCGACCGTCTTTCCCTGTCCCCTCCCTTCTGAGCGCTTTCTCCGCGGTCTCTGCGTTCTTTGCGGTGAGACCCTTCACGCCCGAATCGGATACCCGCCGTACTTCTCCACCGCCTCGGTGAATGCCACCACGTTCGTCGGGTCGAGATACCCTGCCAGGCTGTTGCCGCTGGTGATGATGTAGCCGCCTCCCGGGCCGACGTTGCGCATCAGCCAGCGGACCTCGTCCTCCACCTCCTGAGGAGTGCCCAGGCCGAGGATGTTCAGGTCCAGGTTGCCCAGCACGCAGATGCGATCCCCGTACCGCCGCTTCCCCTCCACGATGTCCATGGCTCCCTTCTCGTTGGGGTGCAGCCCGGCGATGCCCAGGCTGAGTAGGCCCTCCATGAAAGGCATCAGGTTCCCGTCGCTATGGATCACCCAGGGCAGACTGACCCTTCGTCCTACACGGCGAAACCGGGGCAGGACTAGGTCGTGGAACACCTGAGGGGAGAAGAAGGGGCCGCTCTTGAAGGCCATGTCATCCGTGGACACGAAGACGTCGAACCCCAGGCTGCACACTCTCTCGGCTACGG
This genomic window from Anaerolineae bacterium contains:
- a CDS encoding glycoside hydrolase family 127 protein, with the protein product MNAPLRPVPLHSVALSDTFWAPRQEITRRVTLPVELRHCRATGRIDAFRLEWRPGQPNPPHMFWDSDVAKWVEAAAYSLATHPDPELERALDEVVELIVSAQQPDGYLNVHFTVVEPDKRWTNLRDWHELYCAGHLMEAAVAHKQATGKDTLLEALCRYADHIASRFGPEEGQRRGYPGHEEIELALVKLYRQTGELRYLNLARFFVDERGRQPHYYELEAQARGDDPATWQGRDYRYNQAHLPVREQETAEGHAVRAMYLYSGMTDVAAETGDRSLLEAVQRLWANVTQRRMYLTGGVGSAREGERFTWDYHLPNYSAYTETCAAIGLVFWAHRLLQVEPKGEYADAMERALYNGVLSGISLSGDRFFYVNPLALDYQAYRHEVELFGRSVVAPERQEWFPCACCPPNIARMLTSLGQYLYSLGEDALYVHLYVGGRAAVSLAGNQVALTQETGYPWREQVRLTVEPERETEFTLALRLPGWCREPELTVNGEAIPVHEVTQDGYAYLRRKWKAGDVVELMLPMPVERVYAHPEVRDDAGRVALQRGPLVYCLEQVDNGPNLEDIRLPRSSELRAHWEPDLLGGVMIVRGEGTRRGRSGWDGRLYRSAPPAEVPVEVVAVPYYAWANREPGDMLVWMRE
- a CDS encoding MBL fold metallo-hydrolase, which codes for MDVRTITVSFILNFSVNCYLVSAGEGFVLVDTGVSNRRAFLERELERAGCHPRDLNLIILTHGDFDHSGNAAYLRDRFQTKVAMHQGDLGFVERGDMFHNRKQPNAMVKALMGLFSRLAPEDRFTPDVYLEDGADLSEYGLDARVINVTGHSRGSLVILTGEGDLFCGDLIGNTRRPELWSIMDDREAARASVERLKRLPVRVVYPGHGKPFSGEELRQIGVR